The following proteins come from a genomic window of Microbacterium sp. JZ31:
- a CDS encoding TadE/TadG family type IV pilus assembly protein gives MPSAEGRPEEDERGSAPAEFVLVGGLLTLLTLAVLQLGLAMYVRNVVHDAAVEGAHYAALADSDAAQGIARTRTVIERAVGPSYADDIRAAYTSTGGAPSVTVTVRTAMPLVGLVGLPAAMEVSASAPVESLP, from the coding sequence ATGCCGTCCGCGGAGGGTCGCCCGGAGGAGGACGAGCGCGGCTCGGCCCCCGCGGAGTTCGTCCTCGTCGGCGGGCTGCTGACCCTGCTGACCCTCGCAGTGCTGCAGCTCGGGCTGGCGATGTACGTGCGGAACGTCGTGCACGACGCCGCCGTGGAGGGCGCGCACTATGCGGCTCTCGCCGACTCGGATGCCGCGCAGGGGATCGCGCGCACCCGCACGGTGATCGAGCGGGCCGTCGGACCCTCCTACGCGGACGACATCCGCGCCGCCTACACGTCGACCGGGGGAGCGCCGTCGGTCACCGTGACGGTGCGCACCGCGATGCCGCTCGTCGGCCTCGTGGGCCTGCCCGCGGCGATGGAGGTGAGCGCGAGTGCGCCCGTCGAGTCGCTTCCGTGA
- a CDS encoding MFS transporter, translating into MIYGPTAIYSLGQGAILPLLPIISREYGADLATAALVTAMIVVGQLCGNLPAGWLVSRLGERYTMAAAAAVSLVGIAGMLLSRHLGVLMLSVFLIGLCAAAFALARHTFMTTRVPLAYRARSLSLLGGSFRLGAFTGPFVSAALLGIFGQEQASIWFFGACLVVVGLLVTFGPDPEEKAARAAAASADASADAAVRAVEPEDTGEAVTGSIPTRERLGMFGTIRRNTRVLSRLGVAAASLSFVRASRPALLPLWGLSIGLDSSSIALVVGIAGALEFALFYASGQVMDRFGRLWAAVPSLILMGGAMIALAFTHDVSSAAMWFGVFAVVIGVGNGLSSGILLTLGADVAPKDNPAAFLGAWRTITDAGGALSPLVVSGLTAVASLSVAAGGVGVVGLLGALAFVRWVPRFVSSR; encoded by the coding sequence ATGATCTACGGACCCACGGCGATCTACTCGCTCGGACAGGGCGCGATCCTGCCGCTGCTGCCGATCATCTCGCGCGAGTACGGCGCCGACCTCGCCACCGCCGCGCTCGTGACGGCGATGATCGTCGTCGGCCAGCTGTGCGGCAACCTGCCGGCCGGGTGGCTCGTGTCCCGGCTCGGCGAGCGGTACACGATGGCCGCCGCGGCCGCCGTGTCGCTGGTCGGCATCGCCGGCATGCTGCTGTCGCGGCACCTCGGCGTGCTGATGCTCTCGGTGTTCCTGATCGGCCTGTGCGCGGCGGCGTTCGCGCTCGCGCGGCACACCTTCATGACCACTCGCGTGCCGCTCGCCTACCGCGCGCGCTCGCTGTCGCTGCTCGGCGGCTCGTTCCGCCTCGGCGCGTTCACGGGCCCGTTCGTGTCGGCCGCGCTGCTGGGGATCTTCGGGCAGGAGCAGGCGAGCATCTGGTTCTTCGGCGCGTGTCTCGTCGTCGTGGGCCTGCTGGTGACGTTCGGCCCGGATCCGGAGGAGAAGGCCGCGCGCGCCGCCGCCGCGTCGGCCGATGCATCGGCGGACGCGGCCGTCCGGGCGGTCGAGCCCGAGGACACGGGCGAGGCCGTGACCGGCTCGATCCCGACGCGCGAGCGACTCGGCATGTTCGGCACCATCCGGCGCAACACCCGCGTGCTGTCGCGCCTCGGCGTCGCGGCGGCGTCTCTGTCGTTCGTGCGCGCGTCGCGTCCGGCGCTCCTGCCCCTGTGGGGCCTGTCGATCGGCCTGGACTCGTCGTCCATCGCGCTCGTGGTCGGCATCGCCGGGGCCCTCGAGTTCGCGCTGTTCTACGCCAGCGGCCAGGTGATGGATCGCTTCGGCCGGCTGTGGGCGGCCGTGCCGTCGCTCATCCTGATGGGCGGGGCGATGATCGCGCTGGCGTTCACGCACGACGTCTCCTCGGCCGCGATGTGGTTCGGCGTGTTCGCGGTCGTGATCGGCGTGGGGAACGGACTGTCGAGCGGCATCCTGCTGACCCTCGGCGCCGACGTCGCCCCGAAGGACAACCCGGCGGCGTTCCTCGGTGCCTGGCGCACGATCACCGATGCGGGCGGCGCGCTGAGCCCTCTGGTGGTCTCGGGTCTCACCGCGGTGGCGTCGCTCTCGGTCGCGGCGGGAGGCGTCGGCGTGGTCGGCCTGCTGGGTGCGCTGGCGTTCGTGCGCTGGGTGCCGCGGTTCGTGTCGAGCCGCTGA
- a CDS encoding pilus assembly protein TadG-related protein: protein MRRTVLDDEEGSILPLVLGYAVLAIALVLVCANATALYLAQKRLDALADAAALAASDGFTLTLEGDAPRAELDDERIRTQAQAIVDAAPGDPALVAATTNDGVSVTVTVTSAWSPAVLAPFVPDGVALRSTATSRNALD from the coding sequence ATGAGGCGTACGGTGCTCGACGACGAGGAAGGGAGCATCCTCCCGCTGGTCCTCGGCTACGCGGTGCTCGCGATCGCGCTGGTCCTCGTGTGCGCGAACGCCACCGCCCTCTACCTGGCCCAGAAGCGCCTGGACGCGCTCGCCGATGCGGCGGCGCTCGCCGCATCGGACGGCTTCACCCTGACGCTGGAGGGCGACGCGCCACGCGCGGAGCTCGACGACGAGCGGATCCGCACCCAGGCGCAGGCGATCGTCGACGCCGCACCGGGCGACCCCGCGCTCGTGGCGGCCACGACGAACGACGGCGTCTCGGTCACCGTCACGGTGACGTCCGCTTGGAGTCCAGCCGTGCTCGCGCCGTTCGTCCCCGACGGCGTCGCTCTGCGCTCGACCGCGACGAGCCGCAACGCGCTCGACTGA
- a CDS encoding SpoIIE family protein phosphatase translates to MTTTIAVPQRAVALKSRFGAYDALTITAYAVLYALALALARQAVLADTGIGVVMPAAGISLLWIVARANRPWPLLDYALIAAISTVLVLATGGSVVTAVAGGIAAALQALVCAMILRVGCPRIWSARGARIQTRGELWTFIGAALAGPFVSAPLLEAGSLLAGGGWDWNIALLWWVRNAVSIIVGVPLGFTVIDFVRRQRSGGGVRGLSSSHLEVRAHPIEWYALLLLSPAIHWVWFMEFGHLNLVFPLLALACWSGARLPTVFVMLQGVLVATAVILVTLLGGGGPFASMTEPSAQIAVAHLYIAMAIVIGLALAAERDQRELLLEELGKARRQAEEQSTLLETIIENMSEGVRVVDPDGQVILRNRAADALLLGPDHPALRGGSLHLSTTNDLAGVRTMDGAPLDGDAASLAAALPAGKTVGVDLLVQPAGVSDERIVTFTAARLPEPASGIITVLRDVTAERRELRRAAQVQAGLLPTDSPHVPGYDLAARFVPAGSVGGDFYDWYTIDHGVVLTLADVMGKGTGAAILAATTRSLLRAHGGGEDVVQPLVEAERGMTRDLDNAGAFVTVFRSFVHAPTGDVTYVDAGHGLSAVLTRKGAVRRLEANGFPLGVAPDEPRFAAHDRLDPGDMLLVVSDGVLDAVGGSIDELAAVWAALSRDATATEVVEAVVERAAAGDPDDDLTVLALRRSPDCDTGSSEA, encoded by the coding sequence GTGACGACAACCATCGCCGTGCCGCAGCGCGCGGTCGCGCTCAAGAGTCGCTTCGGGGCGTACGACGCGCTGACGATCACGGCGTACGCGGTGCTCTACGCGCTCGCGCTCGCCCTCGCGCGACAGGCCGTCCTCGCCGACACCGGGATCGGTGTCGTGATGCCGGCCGCGGGGATCTCGTTGCTCTGGATCGTCGCGCGAGCGAACCGTCCGTGGCCGCTGCTCGATTACGCGCTCATCGCAGCGATCTCCACCGTGCTCGTGCTGGCGACCGGCGGCAGCGTCGTGACTGCCGTCGCGGGCGGTATCGCCGCCGCACTGCAGGCTCTCGTGTGCGCGATGATCCTCCGCGTCGGCTGCCCGCGCATCTGGTCAGCGCGCGGCGCTCGCATCCAGACCCGAGGCGAGCTGTGGACGTTCATCGGCGCCGCGCTGGCGGGCCCGTTCGTGTCGGCGCCGCTGCTGGAGGCCGGATCCCTTCTGGCCGGCGGCGGCTGGGACTGGAACATCGCGCTCCTGTGGTGGGTGCGCAACGCCGTGAGCATCATCGTCGGCGTGCCGCTCGGCTTCACGGTCATCGACTTCGTTCGGCGGCAGCGGTCGGGAGGCGGTGTCCGAGGCCTCTCGTCGTCGCACCTGGAGGTGCGGGCGCATCCGATCGAGTGGTACGCGCTCCTCCTGCTGAGCCCCGCGATCCACTGGGTCTGGTTCATGGAGTTCGGCCACCTGAACCTCGTGTTCCCGCTGCTCGCGCTCGCCTGCTGGTCGGGCGCACGACTGCCCACGGTGTTCGTGATGCTGCAGGGAGTGCTCGTCGCGACGGCCGTCATCCTCGTCACGCTCCTCGGAGGCGGAGGACCGTTCGCGAGCATGACAGAGCCATCGGCGCAGATCGCGGTGGCTCATCTCTACATCGCGATGGCGATCGTGATCGGCCTCGCTCTCGCGGCGGAGCGCGACCAGCGCGAGCTGCTGCTCGAAGAACTGGGGAAGGCCCGGCGGCAGGCCGAGGAGCAGTCGACACTGCTCGAGACGATCATCGAGAACATGTCGGAGGGCGTGCGCGTCGTCGATCCCGACGGCCAGGTGATCCTGCGCAATCGCGCGGCCGACGCCCTGCTTCTCGGCCCCGACCACCCCGCCCTTCGCGGCGGATCGCTGCATCTCTCGACGACCAACGACCTGGCCGGGGTCCGCACCATGGACGGCGCCCCGCTCGACGGCGATGCCGCCTCCCTCGCCGCCGCGCTCCCCGCGGGCAAGACCGTCGGGGTCGACCTTCTCGTGCAGCCGGCGGGGGTGAGCGACGAGCGGATCGTCACCTTCACCGCTGCTCGCCTGCCGGAACCCGCGAGCGGGATCATCACGGTGCTGCGGGACGTCACGGCCGAGCGCCGGGAGCTGCGCCGCGCCGCGCAGGTGCAGGCGGGACTGCTGCCCACCGACTCGCCGCACGTTCCCGGCTACGACCTGGCGGCGAGGTTCGTCCCCGCCGGAAGCGTGGGCGGCGACTTCTACGACTGGTACACGATCGACCACGGCGTCGTGCTGACGCTGGCGGACGTGATGGGCAAGGGCACGGGCGCCGCGATCCTCGCGGCCACCACCCGGTCGCTGCTGCGCGCGCACGGCGGCGGGGAGGACGTCGTGCAGCCGCTCGTCGAGGCCGAGCGCGGCATGACGCGCGACCTCGACAACGCGGGAGCCTTCGTGACGGTCTTCCGCTCCTTCGTCCACGCTCCCACCGGCGATGTCACCTACGTCGATGCGGGACACGGGCTCTCGGCGGTGCTGACGCGCAAAGGCGCCGTGCGGCGGCTCGAGGCGAACGGCTTCCCCCTGGGAGTCGCGCCGGATGAGCCGCGCTTCGCCGCGCACGACAGGCTCGATCCCGGCGACATGCTGCTGGTGGTCAGCGACGGCGTGCTCGACGCGGTCGGAGGATCCATCGACGAGCTCGCCGCGGTCTGGGCCGCGCTGTCGCGCGACGCGACGGCGACCGAGGTCGTCGAGGCCGTCGTCGAGCGCGCGGCGGCCGGCGACCCCGACGACGACCTCACGGTGCTTGCCCTGCGCCGCTCGCCGGACTGCGACACGGGCTCGTCCGAGGCGTAA
- a CDS encoding DNA polymerase III subunit gamma/tau, protein MSWPDDDALSWEGDEDLRSSASQEKSRSWRRGRRKVGRGSEDVLSADPAADAEIEAPEPEADAEAEPEPMGNAALIGVGVLAGIYTLYAVGWALGSFRLRDVQTAGGGVADVMFQAAMWLGILSPVIWFFVTMHVTRRAPRWQRFVGLAIGIVLLVPWPFVMMGAIGR, encoded by the coding sequence ATGAGCTGGCCCGACGACGACGCCCTGTCCTGGGAGGGTGACGAGGATCTGCGATCCTCGGCGTCCCAGGAGAAGTCCCGGTCTTGGCGGCGCGGCCGGCGCAAGGTCGGCCGGGGGAGCGAAGACGTCCTGAGCGCGGATCCCGCCGCGGACGCCGAGATCGAGGCGCCCGAGCCGGAGGCGGACGCGGAGGCGGAGCCGGAGCCCATGGGCAACGCCGCGCTCATCGGCGTCGGCGTGCTCGCGGGCATCTACACGCTGTACGCCGTCGGCTGGGCGCTCGGCTCCTTCCGCCTGCGCGACGTGCAGACGGCCGGCGGCGGCGTCGCCGACGTGATGTTCCAGGCCGCCATGTGGCTCGGCATCCTGTCGCCGGTGATCTGGTTCTTCGTCACGATGCACGTCACGCGCCGGGCGCCGCGCTGGCAGCGCTTCGTCGGGCTCGCGATCGGCATCGTGCTGCTCGTGCCCTGGCCCTTCGTGATGATGGGGGCGATCGGACGATGA
- a CDS encoding type II secretion system F family protein — protein sequence MTWATDAALAVLLGGALGGGVCLLLVLVPRIGAPSVSRRIAPYIRDVTDPAGTTAWELVGRAGAAGALGWSTALERSAKWAVRVLGASDALALRLARAGRAPDPAAFRARQLAWGVAGVGAGALAVVALALAGSFTGPSLLLPIVVGVGAVVLCDLLLTSQAKARAARIADELPTVLEFLALCLAAGEGILDSLRRVGTVGSGELTAEVRAVVLEVSTGSSLPDALTSMSRRVQVSALSRAVEHLVAALDRGAPLAQALQAQATDAREDAKRALIETAGRKEIYMLLPLVFGLLPLSVLFAVFPGVFMLRLGIG from the coding sequence GTGACCTGGGCGACCGACGCGGCCCTCGCGGTGCTGCTCGGCGGCGCGCTCGGTGGGGGCGTCTGCCTGCTGCTGGTGCTCGTCCCGCGCATCGGCGCGCCGTCGGTGTCGCGCCGGATCGCGCCGTACATCCGCGACGTCACCGACCCCGCCGGGACGACGGCATGGGAGCTGGTGGGCCGGGCCGGGGCTGCGGGCGCACTGGGCTGGTCCACGGCTCTGGAGCGTTCGGCGAAATGGGCCGTGCGGGTCCTGGGCGCGTCGGATGCCCTCGCCCTGCGACTGGCGCGGGCCGGTCGCGCGCCCGACCCGGCCGCCTTCCGGGCGCGGCAGCTCGCCTGGGGAGTCGCCGGTGTCGGAGCGGGCGCGCTCGCGGTCGTGGCACTGGCGCTCGCCGGATCCTTCACGGGGCCGAGCCTGCTTCTGCCGATCGTGGTCGGCGTCGGCGCCGTCGTGCTGTGCGACCTGCTGTTGACGAGCCAGGCCAAGGCACGCGCGGCGCGGATCGCCGACGAGCTGCCGACCGTGCTGGAGTTCCTCGCACTGTGTCTGGCGGCGGGCGAGGGCATCCTCGACAGCCTGCGCCGTGTGGGGACGGTCGGCTCGGGCGAGCTCACGGCAGAGGTGCGCGCCGTGGTGCTCGAGGTGAGCACGGGGTCCAGTCTTCCTGACGCGCTCACCTCCATGTCGCGTCGCGTGCAGGTGTCCGCGCTGTCCCGAGCCGTCGAACACCTGGTGGCGGCGCTCGACCGGGGTGCACCGCTCGCGCAGGCACTGCAGGCGCAGGCGACGGACGCGCGCGAGGACGCCAAGCGCGCGCTGATCGAGACCGCAGGGCGCAAGGAGATCTACATGCTCCTGCCGCTCGTCTTCGGGCTGCTGCCGTTGAGTGTCCTGTTCGCGGTCTTTCCCGGCGTCTTCATGCTCCGCCTCGGCATCGGATGA
- the prfB gene encoding peptide chain release factor 2 — translation MLDYDPSAEIQALRTTFANIREVVDVDSLRTEIARLEEEAAAPGLWDDAANAQKVTSALSHAQASLTRVEGVERRLDDLEVLVELANEMGDEDSVAEAQKEIADLEKVIGDLEVKTLLDGEYDDRSAVVTIRSGAGGDDATDFAEMLMRMYLRWAERNKYPVKVLDTSYAEGAGIKSTTFEVDAPYAYGILSVEAGTHRLARISPFGSADKRQTSFAAVEVIPVMEEAVEVEIPENDLRVDVFRSSGPGGQSVNTTDSAVRLTHLPTGIVVSMQNEKSQIQNRAAAMRVLQTRLLLLQKEEEAAKKKELAGTITASWGDQMRSYFLYGQQLVKDLRTGHESGNPATVFDGDLEGFINAGIRWRKRKTDDSDHR, via the coding sequence ATGCTTGATTACGATCCTTCCGCCGAGATCCAGGCGCTGCGCACCACGTTCGCGAACATCCGAGAGGTGGTCGACGTCGACTCGCTGCGCACCGAGATCGCGCGCCTCGAGGAGGAGGCCGCCGCCCCCGGGCTGTGGGACGACGCCGCCAACGCGCAGAAGGTCACGAGCGCGCTCAGCCACGCGCAGGCCTCGCTCACGCGCGTCGAGGGCGTCGAGCGCCGCCTCGACGACCTCGAGGTGCTCGTGGAGCTCGCCAACGAGATGGGCGACGAGGACTCGGTCGCCGAGGCGCAGAAGGAGATCGCCGACCTCGAGAAGGTCATCGGCGACCTCGAGGTCAAGACGCTGCTGGACGGCGAGTACGACGACCGCTCGGCCGTCGTCACGATCCGCTCGGGCGCCGGCGGTGACGACGCCACCGACTTCGCCGAGATGCTCATGCGCATGTACCTGCGCTGGGCGGAGCGCAACAAGTACCCCGTGAAGGTGCTCGACACCTCCTATGCGGAGGGTGCCGGCATCAAGTCGACGACGTTCGAGGTCGATGCCCCGTACGCGTACGGCATCCTGTCGGTCGAGGCCGGCACGCACCGCCTCGCGCGCATCAGCCCGTTCGGCTCGGCCGACAAGCGGCAGACGAGCTTCGCGGCCGTCGAGGTCATCCCCGTCATGGAGGAGGCCGTCGAGGTCGAGATCCCCGAGAACGACCTGCGCGTCGACGTGTTCCGCTCGTCGGGCCCCGGTGGTCAGTCGGTCAACACGACGGACTCGGCCGTGCGCCTGACCCACCTTCCGACCGGCATCGTCGTGTCGATGCAGAACGAGAAGTCGCAGATCCAGAACCGCGCCGCCGCCATGCGCGTGCTGCAGACCCGACTCCTGCTGCTGCAGAAGGAGGAGGAGGCCGCCAAGAAGAAGGAGCTCGCCGGCACGATCACGGCGAGCTGGGGCGACCAGATGCGCTCCTACTTCCTCTACGGCCAGCAGCTCGTGAAGGATCTGCGCACCGGCCACGAGTCGGGCAACCCCGCGACGGTGTTCGACGGAGACCTCGAGGGCTTCATCAACGCCGGCATCCGCTGGCGCAAGCGCAAGACCGACGACTCGGATCATCGATGA
- a CDS encoding type II secretion system F family protein — MTVLWGALLGGGLVLILSPWLWPASGRGRTRPARTGALVRLMAGAGLSHVSPRVILTACAVCALVCAAVAWLGTGVGTLALLALVAGAAAPIVWLRSRRSRLIRARRALWPDVCDLLIASVRAGMSLPDAIASLAVSAPPALRPAFTRFERDMNASGHFDSSADRLKAALADPMADRIVETMRMARQVGGTELVPVLRALSASVRADAALRAEVESRQSWTKGAAVLGVVAPWVILALLALRPEGAEAYSSPEGVVLIIVGAVVSLVAYRVMIRIGRLPEPRRWFA, encoded by the coding sequence ATGACCGTGCTGTGGGGTGCGCTGCTCGGGGGCGGGCTCGTGCTCATCCTCTCCCCGTGGCTCTGGCCCGCGTCCGGGCGCGGGCGCACGCGGCCGGCGCGGACCGGCGCGCTCGTCCGGCTGATGGCGGGCGCGGGCCTGTCGCACGTGTCCCCGCGCGTGATCCTGACCGCGTGCGCGGTGTGCGCGCTCGTGTGCGCGGCCGTGGCCTGGCTCGGCACGGGGGTGGGCACGCTCGCGCTGCTCGCTCTGGTCGCCGGTGCCGCGGCCCCCATCGTGTGGCTGCGCTCCCGGCGTTCGCGGCTGATCCGTGCGAGACGCGCGCTGTGGCCCGACGTGTGCGACCTGCTGATCGCCTCCGTGCGCGCGGGCATGTCACTCCCCGACGCGATCGCGAGCCTCGCGGTATCGGCGCCGCCCGCGCTGCGCCCGGCGTTCACCCGGTTCGAACGGGACATGAACGCTTCCGGTCACTTCGATTCCAGCGCCGATCGCCTCAAGGCGGCGCTGGCGGACCCGATGGCGGACCGGATCGTCGAGACCATGCGGATGGCGCGGCAGGTCGGCGGTACGGAGCTCGTGCCCGTGCTGCGCGCCCTGTCCGCGTCGGTGCGCGCGGACGCGGCCCTGCGGGCGGAGGTGGAGTCGCGGCAGTCCTGGACGAAGGGCGCCGCGGTGCTGGGCGTCGTGGCGCCCTGGGTGATCCTGGCGCTGCTGGCGCTGCGACCGGAGGGCGCCGAGGCGTACTCCAGCCCGGAGGGCGTGGTGCTGATCATCGTGGGAGCCGTGGTCTCCCTCGTGGCGTATCGCGTGATGATCCGGATCGGACGGCTGCCCGAACCGCGGAGGTGGTTCGCGTGA
- a CDS encoding TadE family protein translates to MRRTRALTTDDSGSAALEFLTVGVLMLVPLVYLVLALGQIQAQALGVEAGARFAARTIAGGAGNPDAVLASVTRQYGIEAFDADVACVPATASCPEPGATVHVTVTTRVPLPLMPSMLGLDRMTSVPVQATAVQKVSRYWEAQ, encoded by the coding sequence GTGCGGCGGACCCGCGCGCTGACGACCGACGACAGCGGATCCGCGGCGCTGGAGTTCCTGACGGTCGGCGTGCTGATGCTCGTGCCGCTCGTCTACCTGGTGCTCGCTCTCGGCCAGATCCAAGCGCAGGCGCTCGGCGTGGAGGCGGGCGCGCGCTTCGCCGCGCGGACGATCGCCGGGGGAGCGGGGAACCCGGATGCGGTGCTCGCCTCCGTCACGCGGCAGTACGGGATCGAGGCCTTCGACGCGGACGTGGCGTGCGTGCCCGCGACCGCATCCTGTCCCGAGCCGGGCGCGACGGTTCACGTCACCGTGACCACGCGCGTGCCGCTCCCGCTGATGCCGTCGATGCTCGGGCTCGACCGCATGACGAGCGTGCCCGTGCAGGCGACGGCGGTGCAGAAGGTCTCGCGCTATTGGGAGGCGCAATGA